In Flavobacterium endoglycinae, one DNA window encodes the following:
- a CDS encoding PepSY-like domain-containing protein produces MKTKIFLAIAWLSITISASAQKKIEVTELPKPAQEFLKKHFSHTTVEIAKKDAEHGEKGFEVKLKDGTEVEFWKDGSYREVDGGDKPIPTAFIPENIKAYVAKNHPNEKITHIDYGHKDLDVDLTNKIDLEFTKDGKILKDKKNDIKK; encoded by the coding sequence ATGAAAACGAAAATATTTTTAGCCATTGCATGGTTATCCATAACCATATCGGCCAGCGCACAGAAGAAAATTGAAGTAACTGAACTGCCAAAACCAGCACAGGAATTTCTGAAAAAACACTTTAGTCACACCACGGTAGAAATCGCTAAAAAAGATGCTGAACACGGAGAAAAAGGCTTTGAAGTGAAATTAAAAGACGGAACAGAAGTTGAATTCTGGAAAGACGGCTCGTATCGTGAAGTTGACGGTGGAGACAAACCAATTCCAACCGCGTTTATTCCAGAAAATATCAAAGCCTATGTAGCCAAAAATCATCCCAACGAAAAAATAACGCATATCGACTATGGACACAAAGACCTCGATGTAGATTTGACCAATAAAATTGATTTAGAATTTACCAAAGACGGTAAAATTCTAAAAGATAAAAAGAATGATATCAAGAAATAA
- a CDS encoding LacI family DNA-binding transcriptional regulator has protein sequence MEENKHVTIYDIAERLNLATSTISRALKDHHTISDKTIKKVKKTAEEMGFVPNTLAAGLRGNKTRTIGVLIPTVTQPFLSSLISGIEITAQKSDYTVIIMQSHDSYEEEVNMAKSLYSNRVSGVICSLAMETRDTAHFHQFSNNNIPLVFVDRVPKNYNTFRVVIDNYSAGYKATKHLIEQGCIRIAHITAGSELGNLYSERKRGYIEALKDHNVDIDENLIINLNSVTYEDGVKASNALFDLKPMPDGLFAPGDILAVSAVQTAKKRGIKVPEEFKVIGFNNDPISQIIDPNLSTITHPAEKMGKAAAEIIIKNLKSAKNDDAKEITFLNTEVLARESTQK, from the coding sequence ATGGAAGAGAATAAACATGTAACGATTTACGATATTGCCGAAAGACTTAATCTGGCAACATCAACCATTTCACGAGCTTTAAAAGATCATCATACCATTAGTGACAAAACGATAAAGAAAGTGAAAAAAACCGCTGAAGAAATGGGATTTGTCCCAAATACTTTAGCCGCAGGTTTGCGTGGCAACAAAACCAGAACCATTGGCGTTTTGATTCCTACCGTTACACAGCCCTTTCTATCGTCATTAATCAGCGGAATCGAAATAACGGCTCAAAAATCTGATTATACGGTAATTATCATGCAGTCACACGACTCGTACGAAGAAGAAGTAAACATGGCGAAATCTTTGTACAGCAACCGTGTAAGCGGTGTAATTTGTTCGCTGGCAATGGAAACTCGTGATACGGCTCATTTTCATCAATTCTCAAACAATAATATTCCATTAGTTTTTGTCGACAGGGTTCCGAAAAATTACAATACTTTTAGAGTAGTAATCGACAATTATTCAGCAGGTTATAAAGCAACCAAACACCTTATTGAACAGGGCTGTATTCGTATTGCGCACATTACGGCAGGATCAGAATTGGGAAATTTATACAGTGAGAGAAAAAGAGGTTATATCGAAGCCTTAAAAGATCATAATGTTGATATAGATGAGAATCTCATTATCAATTTAAATTCAGTTACTTATGAAGATGGTGTAAAAGCCAGCAACGCTTTATTTGATTTAAAACCAATGCCAGATGGATTATTTGCTCCGGGAGACATTCTAGCAGTAAGTGCGGTGCAGACCGCTAAAAAACGTGGTATAAAAGTTCCTGAAGAATTTAAAGTGATTGGTTTTAATAATGACCCAATTTCGCAGATTATCGACCCTAATTTGTCGACTATAACGCATCCCGCAGAAAAAATGGGAAAAGCGGCAGCGGAAATTATTATAAAAAACTTGAAATCGGCTAAAAATGATGACGCCAAAGAAATTACCTTTTTAAACACAGAAGTGCTCGCAAGAGAATCTACCCAAAAATAA
- a CDS encoding YbhB/YbcL family Raf kinase inhibitor-like protein — MKKLSLILAMSAIFSTSIFAQKTFTLTSKDLGGEATKVQEFNGFGCSGENQSPQLSWKNAPEGTKSFAVTMYDPDAPTGSGFWHWVVFDIPANVNELVTNAGTKNLVPKGAIQSVTDYGIKGFGGPCPPVGHGYHQYIITVYALKTEKLGTDENTNPAVVGFNLWNQTLAKASIVAYYKR, encoded by the coding sequence ATGAAAAAGCTAAGTTTAATTTTGGCGATGTCGGCGATTTTTTCGACATCTATTTTTGCACAAAAAACATTTACCTTAACCAGTAAAGATTTAGGAGGCGAAGCAACTAAAGTTCAAGAATTCAATGGATTTGGATGTTCAGGCGAAAACCAATCTCCGCAATTATCTTGGAAAAATGCTCCAGAAGGAACCAAAAGTTTTGCCGTAACCATGTACGATCCCGATGCACCAACAGGAAGCGGATTCTGGCACTGGGTTGTATTCGATATTCCAGCAAATGTAAATGAATTGGTAACCAATGCAGGAACAAAAAATCTGGTGCCAAAAGGAGCGATTCAAAGTGTTACCGATTACGGAATCAAAGGATTTGGAGGGCCTTGTCCGCCAGTTGGTCACGGATATCATCAATACATTATCACGGTTTACGCTTTAAAGACGGAAAAATTGGGAACAGACGAGAACACAAATCCAGCGGTAGTAGGATTTAATCTTTGGAACCAAACTTTGGCAAAAGCGAGTATTGTAGCGTATTACAAAAGATAA
- a CDS encoding helix-turn-helix domain-containing protein, with translation MKTITLPDEMNLEKSQQVHVVDYSSSKDVSKQQIILNQNIISFLIEGKKEVIFDNEALSITPSKFIIMRSGNCLMTEKRVSETSLYKSVLLFFSNEMLHNFIRKIESEKSESIEPKSVYAFDYDDFLKRFVDSLADISNLSKTVQPKILEVKFEEIMLYLTDKYGTDFLYALIINSDDAAQKFIRTIENSHLSKLTLKELAFLCNMSVSTFKREFEKYYSESPMKWFQNKRLEHAHYLLSLEKSPSEVYFEAGYENLSSFSQAYKIKYGVPPKHHKTI, from the coding sequence ATGAAAACAATTACACTTCCAGACGAAATGAATTTAGAAAAATCACAGCAGGTACATGTTGTGGATTACAGCAGTTCTAAAGACGTTTCGAAACAACAGATTATTCTAAATCAGAATATTATCAGTTTTTTGATTGAAGGAAAAAAAGAAGTCATTTTTGATAATGAAGCTTTGTCAATAACGCCTTCTAAGTTTATTATAATGCGATCTGGAAATTGTTTAATGACAGAAAAAAGAGTTTCTGAGACTTCTCTTTATAAAAGTGTTCTTTTGTTTTTTTCTAATGAAATGCTTCACAATTTCATTAGAAAAATAGAATCTGAAAAATCAGAATCAATTGAGCCAAAATCAGTTTATGCATTCGATTATGACGATTTTTTAAAACGTTTTGTAGATAGTTTAGCAGATATTTCTAATCTTTCAAAAACAGTTCAGCCAAAAATACTAGAAGTTAAGTTTGAAGAAATTATGCTGTATCTCACGGATAAATACGGTACCGATTTTCTTTATGCTTTAATCATAAACAGCGATGACGCTGCCCAAAAATTCATTCGAACCATCGAAAACAGTCATTTGAGCAAATTGACTTTAAAAGAATTAGCATTTTTATGCAATATGAGTGTTTCGACTTTTAAAAGAGAATTTGAAAAATATTACTCGGAATCGCCTATGAAATGGTTTCAAAACAAAAGACTCGAACATGCACATTACTTGCTAAGTTTGGAAAAAAGTCCTTCCGAAGTGTATTTTGAAGCAGGTTACGAAAACCTTTCAAGCTTTAGTCAAGCCTATAAAATCAAATATGGTGTACCCCCCAAACATCACAAAACGATTTGA
- a CDS encoding SDR family NAD(P)-dependent oxidoreductase, with the protein MSKKTAIVTGGNSGLGFATAKKLCDNGIKTYIIGRSKEKTEDACKEIGENAIPVIFDLNDLKGIPAMIENITKENSIDILVNNAGINMKKEFLDVTDEDFLNIIHTNLLSVFAVSREVVKNMKANGSGSIINISSMASQYGIPKVIAYSSSKGAIEAMTRAMAVELAPAGIRVNCIAPGFIKTKMSSTALDNDPERKNKVLGRTPMGFLGEPSDIADAVYYFALSESKYTTGTVLPVDGGNSIGF; encoded by the coding sequence ATGAGTAAAAAAACAGCAATTGTAACTGGAGGAAATTCGGGATTAGGTTTTGCAACAGCAAAAAAACTTTGCGATAACGGAATTAAAACCTACATCATCGGGAGATCAAAAGAAAAAACAGAAGATGCCTGCAAGGAAATTGGAGAAAATGCCATTCCGGTAATCTTCGATTTAAATGATTTAAAAGGAATTCCTGCGATGATTGAAAACATCACAAAAGAAAATTCGATTGATATTTTGGTAAACAACGCTGGAATCAATATGAAAAAAGAATTTTTGGATGTGACAGATGAAGATTTCTTAAATATAATTCACACCAATCTTTTAAGTGTTTTTGCTGTAAGCAGAGAAGTAGTTAAGAATATGAAAGCGAATGGAAGCGGAAGCATCATCAATATCAGTTCAATGGCATCTCAATACGGAATTCCAAAAGTAATTGCGTATTCGTCAAGTAAGGGTGCTATCGAAGCGATGACTCGTGCTATGGCGGTAGAATTGGCTCCAGCAGGAATTCGTGTAAATTGTATTGCTCCTGGATTTATAAAAACTAAAATGTCATCGACAGCACTTGATAATGACCCAGAAAGAAAAAATAAAGTATTGGGAAGAACACCAATGGGATTCTTAGGAGAACCTTCAGACATTGCAGATGCCGTTTATTATTTTGCTTTAAGCGAATCAAAATATACAACCGGTACAGTATTGCCTGTTGATGGCGGAAATAGTATTGGGTTTTAA
- a CDS encoding alpha-glucuronidase family glycosyl hydrolase codes for MSSLRFVFLFLLISLSASAQKDYKLWLQYNAVKNTALPAEYKNNLKGIVVLGNSETIKIAEKELQKGFQDMLDISPEIKSDLKGENNLIIGSKSALNSEIKNELKSDFDKINEEGFIIKSISLKSKKQIIITGKNDVAVLYGVFNFLRILQTNKSTQNLNIADSPKTNIRILNHWDNLDRTVERGYAGFSLWNWQKLPDFIDQRYIDYARANASIGINGTVLTNVNANALILTPQYLEKVEALANVFRLYGIKVYLTARFSAPIEIGKLKTADPKDVEVIKWWKNKAAEIYKRIPDFGGFLVKANSEGQPGPQNYGRDHVDGANMLADAVAPFGGVIMWRAFVYSEHDANDRAKQAYAEFQPYDGKFKENVIVQVKNGAIDFQPREPFHPLFGAMPKTPLMMEFQITQEYLGFSTHLVFLPKLFQEVLESDTYQKGKGSTVAKVIDGTLYPNKLTGIAGVANIGNDLNWTGHPFAQANWYGFGRLAWNPYLDSETIADEWLRCTFSNDDNFIQPVKNIMIESREAVVNYMTPLGLHHIMDTGHHYGPGPWVSNLSRPEWNPTYYHKADKNGIGFDRSKTGTNATAQYAPEVEKLFDNLETCPEKDLLWFHHVSWDYKLKNGETLWNGMALKYQEGVNQVEAMQNVWKKAEKYIDNERFHEVEMLLEIQYKEAKWWCDACLLYFQQFSGKELPAGVEKPTQTLDYFKSLKFPFAPGNG; via the coding sequence ATGAGTTCATTACGATTTGTTTTCCTTTTTCTTTTGATTTCCCTTTCGGCTTCGGCACAAAAGGATTATAAATTGTGGCTTCAATATAATGCCGTAAAAAATACTGCATTGCCTGCCGAATACAAAAACAATCTTAAAGGTATTGTAGTTCTAGGAAATTCAGAAACGATCAAAATTGCTGAAAAAGAACTTCAAAAAGGTTTTCAGGATATGCTGGATATTAGTCCAGAAATCAAATCAGATTTGAAAGGAGAAAATAATCTAATCATTGGTTCGAAGTCTGCTTTAAACAGCGAAATTAAAAATGAACTAAAATCGGATTTTGATAAAATAAACGAAGAAGGTTTTATTATTAAATCCATTTCTCTTAAAAGCAAAAAACAAATAATTATTACAGGAAAAAATGACGTTGCGGTTTTATACGGAGTTTTTAATTTCCTGAGAATTTTACAGACCAACAAATCCACTCAAAATTTAAATATTGCCGATTCGCCAAAAACCAATATTAGAATTTTAAACCATTGGGATAATTTAGATCGAACAGTTGAAAGAGGCTACGCTGGATTTTCGCTTTGGAACTGGCAGAAACTTCCAGATTTTATAGATCAGCGCTATATTGATTACGCTAGAGCGAATGCTTCAATTGGAATTAACGGAACGGTTTTGACCAATGTAAATGCCAATGCTTTAATTCTGACGCCGCAATATTTAGAAAAAGTAGAAGCTTTAGCCAACGTTTTTAGACTTTACGGAATAAAAGTTTATTTAACCGCTAGATTTTCGGCACCCATCGAAATAGGAAAATTAAAAACGGCTGATCCAAAAGACGTAGAAGTTATCAAATGGTGGAAAAATAAAGCAGCAGAAATTTACAAACGAATCCCTGATTTTGGTGGATTTTTGGTAAAGGCCAATTCAGAAGGCCAGCCAGGTCCGCAAAATTACGGAAGAGATCATGTAGATGGAGCCAATATGCTTGCCGATGCTGTTGCTCCTTTTGGCGGTGTAATTATGTGGAGAGCGTTTGTGTATTCAGAACATGATGCCAATGACCGCGCGAAACAAGCGTATGCAGAGTTTCAGCCTTATGATGGAAAATTTAAAGAAAATGTAATTGTTCAGGTAAAAAATGGAGCAATCGATTTTCAGCCAAGAGAACCTTTCCATCCTTTATTTGGTGCAATGCCAAAAACGCCTTTAATGATGGAGTTTCAGATTACACAAGAATATTTAGGTTTCAGCACGCATTTGGTTTTCCTGCCTAAATTATTTCAGGAAGTTTTAGAATCGGACACGTATCAAAAAGGAAAAGGTTCCACTGTTGCCAAAGTTATTGACGGAACTTTGTATCCAAATAAACTAACGGGAATTGCAGGTGTTGCCAATATTGGAAACGATTTGAATTGGACAGGACATCCCTTTGCACAAGCCAATTGGTATGGTTTCGGAAGACTGGCTTGGAATCCTTATTTAGATTCGGAAACAATTGCTGATGAATGGTTAAGATGCACTTTCTCGAACGATGACAATTTTATCCAACCTGTAAAAAATATCATGATCGAATCTCGGGAAGCAGTTGTAAATTATATGACACCGCTTGGATTGCATCATATTATGGATACGGGCCACCATTACGGGCCAGGACCTTGGGTTTCTAATTTATCACGACCAGAATGGAATCCCACGTATTATCATAAAGCGGACAAAAATGGAATTGGTTTCGACCGATCTAAAACAGGAACGAATGCAACTGCGCAATATGCTCCTGAAGTTGAGAAACTTTTTGATAATTTAGAAACCTGTCCAGAAAAAGATCTTTTATGGTTTCATCATGTTTCATGGGATTATAAACTGAAAAATGGTGAGACACTTTGGAACGGTATGGCGTTGAAATACCAAGAAGGTGTAAATCAGGTCGAGGCAATGCAGAATGTCTGGAAGAAAGCAGAAAAATATATTGATAACGAGCGTTTTCACGAAGTGGAAATGTTATTGGAAATTCAGTACAAAGAAGCAAAATGGTGGTGTGACGCCTGTCTTTTATACTTTCAGCAGTTTTCTGGAAAAGAACTTCCGGCGGGAGTAGAAAAACCAACGCAGACTTTAGATTATTTTAAATCGTTAAAATTTCCATTTGCACCGGGAAATGGATAA
- a CDS encoding tetratricopeptide repeat-containing sensor histidine kinase yields MIIWSRRFYVLIFIFLSFSLQAQIENKKRTFVVKKTSIKQDPKILALYELYNKGDEKKVYKKAHFLLKSKADNRVIASTNLLLAYYFNKRAVIDSSIYYTNQALKYNTVVNDSLKSRLFSLGYNLLAINYKKRGLLNESKKWHLKGIEASQKYNEKNLFYTHTHGLAQTYTELGDYQNALRLFKQCLEYNDDPEIILGSYINIGDIYSRLKDYDNANIFFKKGKTLCEKTNNYQAKVIILLGLGENYQLQNKYQEALKMFQEALVIADKNELNQLAVVSRSNIGDCYISLKKYNEARLIFSEALQKSVHFGLLQNQTHIYDELRKIAIQQDDFKSAYSFFEKSTRLKDSISKLERIKEINELEVKYKTAQKQKEIESLTFENEAKKLTLANQEEAIKNMLLQEEISKKNNENTILAYQNSSNKKRNEISLLKKDQQLKALEINQEKKIRLFTIIAFLILLVPIIGLLFQYYKRFKVQHLLNIKQAEISSQKINGILKEQELELIKASISGQDMERQRISQELHDSIGGNLAAIKLQVNHLNSSNFSNIQKISQQLDETYQQVRNLSHTLLPKKFSQNKFLEVLESYLKNISSASKIKITHIPYPKKEINELDENIQIEIFKMIQELLTNTIKHAKASEVEIQLNYIENSLNLLFEDNGIGFETENYTKGIGFINLENRISKLNGSFEMDSKLKRGSIFNIEIPVSQPKSKTKIKGIDLKNQLDELKSN; encoded by the coding sequence ATGATAATCTGGTCAAGAAGATTTTATGTATTGATCTTCATCTTTTTATCGTTCAGTCTGCAAGCACAGATTGAAAATAAAAAGAGGACTTTTGTTGTCAAAAAAACTTCCATAAAACAGGATCCTAAAATTCTGGCTCTTTATGAATTATACAATAAAGGAGATGAAAAAAAGGTTTATAAAAAGGCTCATTTTCTTTTAAAATCGAAAGCTGATAACCGCGTTATTGCTAGTACAAATTTGCTTCTGGCGTATTATTTCAATAAAAGGGCGGTAATCGATTCTTCAATTTACTACACCAATCAGGCTTTGAAGTACAATACGGTTGTAAATGATTCTTTAAAAAGCCGACTTTTTTCTCTAGGATATAATCTTCTGGCGATTAATTACAAAAAAAGAGGTCTTTTAAACGAAAGTAAAAAATGGCATCTTAAAGGTATCGAGGCTTCTCAAAAATACAATGAAAAGAATCTTTTTTACACGCATACTCATGGTTTGGCGCAGACGTATACGGAATTGGGCGATTATCAAAATGCTTTACGGTTGTTTAAACAGTGTTTGGAGTATAATGATGATCCTGAAATAATTCTGGGAAGCTACATCAATATTGGTGATATTTATTCGAGGCTGAAAGATTATGACAATGCGAATATCTTTTTCAAAAAAGGAAAAACGCTGTGCGAGAAAACGAATAATTATCAGGCAAAAGTTATTATTCTCCTAGGATTAGGTGAAAATTATCAATTACAAAACAAGTATCAAGAGGCTTTAAAAATGTTTCAGGAAGCGCTTGTCATTGCCGATAAAAATGAATTGAATCAATTGGCAGTGGTTTCAAGAAGTAATATTGGAGATTGTTATATTTCATTGAAAAAATATAATGAAGCAAGATTGATCTTTTCGGAAGCGCTTCAGAAATCGGTACATTTTGGGTTGCTGCAAAACCAAACGCATATTTATGATGAATTGCGAAAAATTGCGATTCAACAGGATGATTTTAAAAGTGCGTATTCGTTTTTTGAAAAGTCAACTCGTCTAAAAGATTCCATTTCTAAACTGGAAAGGATTAAGGAAATCAATGAATTGGAAGTCAAATATAAAACGGCTCAGAAACAAAAGGAAATCGAGTCTTTGACATTTGAAAATGAGGCTAAAAAATTAACTCTGGCGAATCAGGAAGAGGCAATTAAAAACATGCTTCTGCAGGAGGAAATTTCGAAGAAAAACAATGAAAATACGATTCTGGCGTATCAAAATTCTTCGAATAAAAAACGAAATGAGATTTCCCTATTAAAGAAAGATCAGCAATTGAAGGCTTTAGAAATTAATCAGGAGAAGAAAATCAGATTGTTTACCATTATCGCTTTTTTGATATTACTGGTTCCTATAATAGGTCTTTTGTTTCAGTATTATAAACGTTTTAAGGTTCAGCATTTACTGAATATTAAACAGGCAGAAATCAGTTCGCAAAAAATAAATGGCATTTTAAAAGAGCAGGAATTGGAGTTAATCAAGGCTTCAATAAGCGGACAGGACATGGAAAGGCAGCGTATTTCGCAGGAACTTCATGACAGCATTGGCGGCAATCTGGCCGCTATCAAATTGCAGGTGAATCATTTAAATTCGTCTAATTTTTCAAATATTCAGAAAATCAGTCAGCAATTGGATGAAACATATCAGCAGGTTCGAAATTTATCGCATACGCTTCTTCCGAAGAAGTTCAGCCAGAATAAATTTTTAGAGGTTTTAGAATCGTATTTGAAAAATATCAGCAGTGCGAGTAAAATCAAGATTACGCATATTCCTTATCCAAAGAAAGAGATTAATGAGCTTGATGAAAATATTCAGATTGAAATTTTTAAAATGATTCAGGAACTTTTAACCAACACGATTAAACATGCTAAGGCTTCTGAAGTGGAAATTCAGCTGAATTATATCGAGAATAGTTTAAATCTTTTATTTGAGGATAACGGAATTGGTTTTGAAACCGAAAATTATACAAAAGGTATTGGTTTTATTAATCTGGAAAACCGAATCAGCAAATTAAATGGTTCGTTTGAAATGGATTCTAAATTGAAGCGAGGCAGTATTTTTAATATCGAAATTCCTGTTTCACAGCCAAAATCAAAAACTAAAATAAAAGGCATTGATTTGAAAAATCAGCTTGATGAATTGAAAAGCAACTAA
- the uxuA gene encoding mannonate dehydratase, translated as MQQTMRWFGPQDSVKLIDIKQAGAAGIVTALHQIPVGEIWSVQDIQERQEIIRNAGLEWTVVESLPVHEEIKRASGNYLQYIENYKISLKNLADCGIKIITYNFMPILDWVRTDHTFINDDGSKALLYNQDAFTYFDVFLLKRPNSENDYSDAEKEKALRFGDQLSEDEKALLFKNVLLGLPGSKINFTAEQILSLLDNYANINNEKLRENLIYFLAEVTPIAEQNGQKLAIHPDDPPFSVLGLPRIVSTEADLKAIFSAVPSTANGLCYCTGSLSADPKNNLEKIIDDYENRIHFLHLRNTIRESETVFRESEHLSGDVKMESIVEKLLILMNKTKTSLPMRPDHGFLHEVDQKTETYPGYSLTGRLKGLAELRGLEMGIAYKLNL; from the coding sequence ATGCAGCAAACCATGCGTTGGTTTGGACCTCAGGACAGTGTAAAATTGATCGATATAAAACAAGCTGGAGCAGCAGGAATTGTGACGGCTTTGCATCAAATTCCAGTTGGTGAAATTTGGTCGGTTCAAGATATTCAGGAAAGACAGGAAATAATCAGAAACGCTGGTTTAGAATGGACGGTTGTCGAAAGTCTTCCGGTACATGAAGAAATCAAACGCGCCTCGGGCAACTATCTTCAATACATTGAAAATTATAAAATCAGTTTAAAGAATTTGGCAGATTGTGGCATCAAAATTATAACTTACAATTTTATGCCGATTCTGGATTGGGTGAGAACCGATCATACTTTTATAAACGATGACGGAAGCAAAGCTTTGCTGTACAATCAGGATGCATTTACTTATTTTGATGTGTTTCTTTTGAAAAGGCCGAATTCAGAAAATGATTATTCAGATGCCGAAAAAGAAAAAGCTTTACGCTTTGGAGATCAATTATCTGAAGATGAAAAAGCGTTATTGTTTAAAAATGTATTATTAGGATTGCCAGGAAGTAAAATCAATTTTACTGCAGAACAGATTTTGTCGCTTTTGGATAATTATGCTAATATCAATAATGAAAAGCTAAGAGAAAACCTGATTTATTTTCTAGCGGAAGTGACGCCAATAGCAGAACAAAACGGGCAAAAATTAGCGATTCATCCAGACGATCCTCCGTTTTCTGTTTTAGGTCTTCCGAGAATCGTATCGACAGAAGCTGATTTGAAAGCGATTTTTAGCGCCGTTCCGTCAACAGCCAACGGATTGTGTTATTGCACGGGTTCACTTAGTGCTGATCCGAAAAATAATCTAGAAAAAATAATTGACGATTACGAAAACCGAATTCATTTTTTACATCTAAGAAATACCATCCGCGAAAGCGAAACTGTTTTCAGAGAATCGGAGCATTTAAGCGGTGATGTTAAAATGGAAAGCATTGTAGAAAAATTATTGATTCTAATGAATAAAACCAAAACAAGTCTGCCAATGCGTCCAGATCATGGTTTTCTTCACGAAGTAGACCAAAAAACAGAAACGTATCCGGGCTATTCTTTAACAGGAAGATTAAAAGGTCTTGCGGAGCTAAGAGGTTTGGAAATGGGAATTGCTTATAAATTGAATTTGTAA
- a CDS encoding endo-1,4-beta-xylanase: MKFIKPCLFAVTTLLTIGCTSQKDPLTLKDAFKKDFYIGTALDLNQINEKNPKEDSLIRKEFNAITAENIMKSMYVHPQKDKYDFTLSDKFVAYGEKNKMFVHGHTLIWHSQLAPWMEKIADSTEMKAFMQDHITTVVSKYKGRIGSWDVVNEALNEDGTLRQSVFLKTLGEKYLVDAFKLAAKADPKAALYYNDYNIEEPAKRAGAIALIKKIKAEGGKVDGVGIQGHWRLGSPSIEEIEKSILEYSALGIKVAFTELDITVLPNPWDLKGADVNQKFEGSEKMNPYPKALPDSIQNKLAERYASIFKLFLKHKDKISRVTFWGVHDGQSWLNDWPIKGRTNYPLPFDAHLKHKKAYDSVLKLKETKE, translated from the coding sequence ATGAAGTTCATTAAACCATGCTTATTTGCCGTCACGACTCTGCTGACTATAGGCTGTACATCGCAGAAAGACCCACTTACTTTAAAAGATGCTTTTAAAAAAGATTTTTATATAGGTACTGCGTTAGATCTAAATCAGATTAATGAAAAAAATCCGAAAGAAGATTCGCTGATTCGAAAAGAGTTCAACGCCATTACGGCTGAGAATATTATGAAATCTATGTATGTTCATCCGCAGAAAGACAAATACGATTTTACATTATCGGATAAATTTGTGGCGTATGGAGAAAAGAATAAAATGTTTGTTCACGGACACACTTTAATTTGGCACAGTCAATTGGCGCCTTGGATGGAGAAAATTGCTGATAGTACAGAAATGAAAGCTTTTATGCAGGACCATATCACTACAGTTGTTTCCAAATACAAAGGGCGAATTGGTTCTTGGGATGTGGTAAATGAAGCTTTAAACGAAGATGGTACTTTGAGACAGTCGGTTTTTTTGAAAACACTTGGAGAAAAGTATTTGGTTGATGCTTTTAAATTGGCAGCCAAAGCAGATCCTAAAGCAGCATTGTATTATAACGATTATAATATCGAAGAACCGGCTAAAAGAGCAGGAGCTATTGCTTTAATCAAAAAAATAAAAGCGGAAGGCGGAAAAGTGGACGGAGTTGGGATTCAAGGGCATTGGAGATTGGGAAGTCCGTCGATAGAAGAAATTGAAAAAAGTATTTTAGAATATTCAGCTTTAGGAATTAAAGTAGCGTTTACAGAATTAGATATTACCGTATTGCCTAATCCGTGGGACTTAAAAGGAGCAGACGTAAATCAGAAATTTGAAGGAAGCGAAAAAATGAATCCGTATCCAAAAGCATTACCAGACTCTATTCAAAACAAACTTGCAGAGCGTTATGCTTCAATTTTTAAATTATTTTTGAAACACAAAGATAAAATCAGCAGAGTTACTTTTTGGGGCGTTCACGACGGACAATCTTGGTTAAACGACTGGCCGATAAAAGGAAGAACCAATTATCCGCTGCCTTTTGATGCCCATTTAAAACATAAAAAGGCTTACGACAGCGTTTTAAAACTGAAAGAAACTAAAGAATAA